A part of Bubalus bubalis isolate 160015118507 breed Murrah chromosome 6, NDDB_SH_1, whole genome shotgun sequence genomic DNA contains:
- the SMIM12 gene encoding small integral membrane protein 12, which yields MWPMLWTVVRTYAPYVTFPVAFVVGAVGYHLEWFIRGKEPQPVEEEKSISERREDRKLDELLGKDHTQVVSLKDKLEFAPKAVLNRNRPEKN from the coding sequence ATGTGGCCTATGCTTTGGACCGTGGTGCGCACCTATGCTCCGTATGTCACCTTTCCCGTGGCCTTCGTGGTCGGGGCTGTGGGCTACCACCTGGAATGGTTCATCAGGGGGAAGGAGCCACAGCCTgtggaggaggagaagagcaTCTCAGAGCGCCGGGAGGACCGCAAGCTGGATGAGCTGCTAGGCAAGGACCACACCCAGGTGGTGAGCCTTAAGGACAAGCTGGAATTTGCTCCTAAAGCCGTCCTGAACAGAAACCGCCCGGAGAAGAACTAA